Proteins encoded within one genomic window of Pirellulales bacterium:
- a CDS encoding MBL fold metallo-hydrolase, which yields MVIGLLAFGATLVAIGVGLWRLGTAGASPLPIAKRNVPKLAGTARPLAPTPVRIAQCVYLLGDMWPSVVYVVETSDGLAIIDAGLESAHDTLLAGMSTLGLDIGRLKMILLTHSHGDHALGAQRLRDETGAKIYIGREDAGPLRRGAPWEAIFSKFDMEREALHPTTVDGELADRQVLELGQARFTVVATPGHTPGSCCFLLEVEGQRALFAGDTIMTLSADTGTYATKLAPRYRGEVNRYLRSFEKLRRLPAPDLVLPGHPGYEPAPADPRLSAAQWNALLQRGVDELRLIRQRYARDGADFLDGGAKQILDELYYLGDFEGQAAYAVLSGGQALVFNGVRGQDAARRLAAAWQALGLAAPAISAVVLTSCEAENLTGLKSVVEGAGCRVVAPPEGLEAVARFCEGANVVSSEELSALGWEEVHSLPVAGAGGPQAAYHFCRGETVALVSGSVPIDADFDEFVKRSQQGPPTGWDARLLAESLSRLKSVMPDVWLSAVPWRGRNANLYDRDWTDTLTMNYHLLRHWQAAPGKRYGQ from the coding sequence ATGGTCATCGGTCTGCTGGCGTTCGGGGCGACGCTCGTGGCGATTGGGGTGGGCCTGTGGCGTCTGGGCACAGCAGGCGCCTCGCCCCTGCCCATTGCGAAACGCAACGTGCCGAAACTGGCGGGAACCGCCCGGCCACTGGCGCCGACGCCGGTGAGAATCGCCCAGTGCGTGTACCTCTTGGGCGATATGTGGCCCTCGGTCGTCTATGTCGTCGAAACGTCGGACGGCTTGGCGATAATCGACGCCGGCCTGGAGTCGGCCCACGATACGCTGCTGGCCGGAATGTCGACACTGGGTCTTGACATCGGCCGGCTTAAAATGATTCTGCTCACGCATTCGCACGGCGACCACGCCCTGGGCGCTCAACGGCTGCGCGACGAGACGGGCGCCAAAATCTACATCGGCCGCGAGGACGCGGGGCCGTTGCGTCGCGGTGCGCCTTGGGAGGCCATTTTTTCCAAGTTCGATATGGAGCGAGAAGCCCTTCACCCCACCACCGTCGACGGCGAGCTTGCCGATCGGCAGGTGCTGGAACTGGGCCAGGCGCGGTTTACCGTCGTGGCCACTCCCGGCCATACGCCGGGGAGCTGTTGTTTTTTGCTGGAAGTCGAGGGGCAACGGGCGCTCTTCGCGGGTGATACGATCATGACGCTCAGCGCGGACACGGGGACTTACGCAACGAAGTTGGCTCCCCGATATCGTGGCGAAGTCAACCGTTATCTTCGCTCGTTCGAGAAGCTGCGGCGGTTGCCGGCGCCCGATCTGGTTCTGCCGGGCCATCCCGGCTACGAACCGGCGCCCGCCGACCCGCGGCTCAGCGCGGCGCAATGGAACGCGCTGCTCCAGCGCGGCGTCGATGAGCTACGGCTTATCCGCCAACGATACGCGCGGGACGGTGCTGATTTCTTGGACGGCGGCGCGAAGCAGATTCTCGATGAGCTGTATTATTTGGGCGATTTCGAAGGCCAGGCAGCCTATGCCGTGCTTTCGGGCGGGCAGGCGCTGGTGTTTAACGGCGTGCGCGGGCAAGATGCCGCTCGACGGCTCGCGGCGGCCTGGCAAGCCCTGGGCCTGGCCGCGCCCGCCATCTCGGCGGTGGTCCTGACCTCATGTGAAGCGGAGAACTTGACGGGCCTGAAATCAGTGGTCGAAGGCGCCGGCTGCCGAGTGGTCGCTCCGCCGGAGGGCCTGGAAGCGGTGGCCCGGTTTTGCGAAGGCGCCAACGTTGTTTCCAGCGAAGAACTGTCGGCGCTGGGTTGGGAAGAGGTGCATTCCCTGCCGGTTGCCGGCGCCGGCGGGCCCCAGGCCGCCTACCATTTTTGCCGGGGCGAGACGGTCGCTTTGGTCAGCGGAAGCGTGCCGATCGATGCGGATTTCGACGAATTCGTCAAGCGCAGTCAACAAGGGCCGCCGACCGGCTGGGACGCGCGATTGCTGGCCGAGTCGCTTTCGCGACTGAAGAGCGTCATGCCCGATGTTTGGCTTTCCGCGGTCCCCTGGCGCGGACGCAACGCCAATCTCTATGA
- a CDS encoding CRTAC1 family protein has translation MGRLGRRPSKGVNILSVAFIAFAGMTAVWLVLAREPQRISGFRDVASQNGIDFRMSFLPQEQGGEFRVNLYDHGCGVVVGDYDGDGADDVLFLNQLGANGLYRNRGDGTFDNVTDEAWPLALDDRICVGAAFGDYDNDGDQDLYVTSTRGGNVLFENDGAGRFRDVTGPAGVSLVAHSQTPAFFDYDNDGYLDLFVTNTARWTMDEFDAQARYFRGPSDLWQHVYNVQDRESNMLFRNNRDGTFSDATAAAGLSGKGWSGDVAAFDFDEDGDLDVLVTNMFGVSQLYRNDGRGHFDDVTRETLRRTSMGAIGAKAFDYNNDGRLDLFITDMHSDMWILQDEPDLVEPQKKYRYLNGPRVDLHPEKVEQEAMSMERLHLNYDLVLFGNSLFCNEGAGRFREVSDAAGVETFWPWGIAAGDFDNDGDQDVYLPSGMGYPYFYYPCSLLLNNGNGTFVDRAAEEGVEPPREGQFLSELIFARQAARSSRCAATADFDGDGRVDLMVNNFNGVPYYFKNQFPRRHYAAIRLRGTRSNRDAIGALAKLHYRGGVMVRQVECTGGYLSQPSKTLHFGLGDVTSIDRVEIHWPSGMRQVLISPAVDRLHEVIEPEGAAEE, from the coding sequence ATGGGACGGTTGGGCCGCAGACCTTCGAAAGGGGTCAACATTCTTTCGGTGGCGTTCATCGCTTTCGCCGGCATGACGGCGGTTTGGCTGGTTCTCGCACGCGAACCGCAGCGCATATCCGGATTTCGTGACGTCGCCTCGCAGAACGGCATCGACTTTCGCATGTCGTTTTTGCCGCAAGAGCAGGGCGGGGAGTTCCGAGTCAACCTCTACGACCACGGCTGTGGCGTGGTGGTGGGCGATTACGATGGGGACGGCGCCGACGACGTTCTCTTCCTGAACCAACTCGGCGCCAACGGCCTGTACCGCAACCGCGGCGACGGAACGTTCGACAACGTCACGGACGAAGCGTGGCCGCTGGCGCTGGACGATCGCATCTGCGTCGGCGCCGCCTTCGGCGATTACGACAACGACGGAGATCAGGATCTTTACGTCACGAGCACTCGCGGAGGCAACGTCTTGTTCGAAAACGACGGCGCCGGCCGCTTTCGCGACGTAACCGGGCCGGCCGGCGTTTCGTTGGTTGCCCATTCGCAAACGCCCGCCTTCTTCGACTACGACAACGACGGTTATCTCGACCTGTTTGTGACCAATACCGCGCGCTGGACGATGGACGAATTTGACGCCCAGGCCCGCTACTTTCGGGGCCCGAGCGACCTGTGGCAACACGTCTATAATGTCCAAGACCGCGAGTCGAACATGCTGTTTCGCAACAACCGGGACGGCACCTTCAGCGACGCGACGGCCGCGGCGGGGCTATCGGGCAAGGGCTGGAGCGGCGATGTCGCGGCGTTCGATTTCGACGAAGACGGCGACCTCGATGTGCTGGTCACCAACATGTTCGGCGTCAGCCAACTCTACCGCAATGACGGGCGGGGCCACTTCGACGACGTGACTCGCGAGACGCTCCGCCGCACGTCGATGGGCGCCATCGGCGCCAAGGCGTTCGATTACAATAACGACGGCCGCCTCGACCTGTTCATCACCGACATGCATTCGGACATGTGGATTCTGCAAGACGAACCCGATCTGGTCGAACCGCAGAAGAAGTATCGATACCTCAACGGGCCGAGGGTCGATCTTCATCCCGAGAAAGTTGAGCAGGAAGCGATGTCGATGGAGCGTTTGCATCTCAATTACGATCTCGTGCTGTTTGGCAACAGCCTGTTTTGCAACGAGGGCGCGGGACGTTTCAGGGAGGTTTCCGACGCGGCGGGCGTGGAGACTTTCTGGCCCTGGGGCATCGCCGCCGGCGACTTTGACAACGACGGCGACCAAGACGTCTACCTTCCCTCGGGCATGGGCTATCCCTACTTTTACTACCCTTGCAGTCTGCTGCTCAATAACGGCAACGGCACGTTTGTGGACCGAGCGGCGGAAGAAGGCGTTGAGCCGCCTCGCGAGGGGCAATTCTTGAGCGAACTCATCTTTGCCCGCCAAGCCGCGCGCAGCTCCCGCTGCGCCGCGACGGCCGACTTCGACGGCGACGGTCGGGTCGATCTCATGGTCAACAACTTCAACGGCGTTCCCTACTATTTCAAGAACCAGTTCCCTCGGCGCCATTATGCCGCCATTCGATTGCGAGGGACGAGGAGCAACCGCGACGCCATCGGCGCGCTGGCCAAACTCCACTACCGCGGCGGAGTGATGGTCCGGCAGGTGGAATGCACGGGAGGTTATCTTTCGCAACCGTCGAAAACCTTGCACTTCGGCCTAGGCGACGTCACGTCGATCGACCGTGTGGAAATCCACTGGCCCAGCGGGATGCGGCAAGTGCTGATCTCCCCGGCCGTCGATCGCTTGCACGAAGTCATCGAGCCGGAGGGCGCCGCCGAAGAGTAG
- a CDS encoding carboxypeptidase-like regulatory domain-containing protein, translated as MSQATFRRRWAASLLPVLCLAWGCSPPPRTVEVVGRVTHNGQPVEGALVVFLNKLIDDQTAHGLTDADGRYHLTTFFSSSDMPRGAVPDREYSVYMEKYHEYDGTTVNKKMAALASAGGDVKRYIREQAVWDLWPDGVPEDWPLDYIPVLGFPQRYVIAQDQESMTKIGRLQRGIPLLPRKYLDPATSGFTAYVERRDEPQVFDFELTGEVEDLRLRKKPKRGLPLAAGKSRSAEGRGAFSASVSVP; from the coding sequence ATGTCTCAAGCCACGTTTCGCCGCCGCTGGGCCGCCTCGCTGCTGCCGGTTCTCTGCCTGGCCTGGGGCTGTTCGCCGCCGCCGCGCACGGTGGAGGTCGTCGGACGTGTCACGCACAACGGCCAGCCGGTGGAAGGGGCGCTGGTTGTCTTTCTGAACAAGCTTATCGACGACCAGACCGCCCACGGACTGACCGACGCCGATGGCCGTTACCACTTGACCACCTTCTTTTCCAGCAGCGACATGCCCCGCGGCGCCGTGCCGGACCGTGAGTACTCGGTTTACATGGAAAAGTACCACGAATACGACGGAACAACTGTGAACAAAAAGATGGCCGCCCTGGCCTCCGCGGGCGGCGACGTGAAGCGCTACATTCGCGAACAGGCGGTGTGGGACCTCTGGCCCGATGGCGTTCCGGAAGACTGGCCGCTCGATTATATCCCCGTCCTCGGCTTTCCGCAGCGCTATGTGATCGCTCAGGATCAGGAGTCGATGACCAAGATTGGGCGTCTTCAGAGGGGCATCCCCTTGCTGCCCCGGAAGTACCTCGATCCCGCCACGTCGGGCTTCACAGCCTACGTCGAGCGCCGCGACGAACCACAGGTGTTCGACTTCGAATTGACGGGTGAGGTTGAGGATCTCCGACTTCGCAAGAAGCCCAAGCGGGGTCTCCCCCTGGCGGCCGGGAAATCTCGGAGTGCCGAAGGCCGCGGGGCGTTCTCCGCCAGCGTCAGCGTTCCGTAG